Proteins encoded within one genomic window of Gadus chalcogrammus isolate NIFS_2021 chromosome 6, NIFS_Gcha_1.0, whole genome shotgun sequence:
- the LOC130384421 gene encoding charged multivesicular body protein 7-like: MEHTKKTVFPDDWEDEERMNFLFSDFKENREVQPSDWDSKMEFWTSLVLQTCRTHGAVSLSLKELDAAFKRNGRLPLGLTTVIQSMARCGKLQRESEFAANVDSGWLSWGVGVLLVKPLKWTFSTLLGSSLVSQDESFVVIELVKEKAADLLEAYRSSAFSGRSLLSFQELSELCSEVCPGESSLCLALLQLQREKRCTVSVHEGEKIVKFSRPGQCRVSPVSDVDVGIYQLQCSENLLGERIKVLGLEADKCREEARMLLRDRKKSQALRCLRGRKRVEKRADNLFAQLETIRGILDRIAQSQTDKLVMQAYQTGVAALRLALKDVTVEGAESLVDQIQELCDVQEDVNQTLAGVATSDENVDELEEELKALMEDADEMTDRLPGVLPEVPHNPLVPPRETAQGGSSLLASLPDVPTNTFNISDQQLEEELNRLTLRDSDLGQKKRLEPAL; encoded by the exons GAATTCTGGACCTCGCTGGTCCTGCAGACTTGCAGGACGCACGGAGCCGTGAGTCTGAGCCTGAAGGAACTCGACGCAGCTTTCAAGAGGAACGGACGGCTGCCGCTGGGCTTGACCACGGTCATCCAGAGCATGGCCAG GTGTGGGAAGCTGCAGAGAGAGTCTGAGTTCGCTGCCAATGTAGACTCAGGCTGGCTGTCCTGGGGTGTCGGGGTTCTACTGGTGAAGCCTCTGAAATGGACCTTCTCCACCCTTCTAGGGAGTAGCCTGGTATCACAGGATGAGTCTTTTGTTGTGATAGAGCTAGTAAAG GAGAAGGCAGCGGACCTGCTGGAAGCCTACAGGAGCAGTGCCTTCTCCGGCCGCTCGCTCCTGTCCTTCCAGGAGCTGAGCGAGCTCTGTTCTGAGGTCTGCCCTGGAGAGAGCTCCCTGTGcctggctctgctgcagctgcagagggagaagaggTGTACTGTCTCAGTGCACGAGGGGGAGAAG ATAGTGAAGTTTTCCCGGCCAGGGCAGTGCCGGGTTTCCCCTGTGAGCGACGTGGATGTTGGGATCTACCAGCTTCAGTGCAGCGAGAACCTGCTGGGGGAACGAATCAAAGTCCTCGGCCTGGAGGCAGACAA GTGCAGAGAGGAAGCGAGGATGCTCCTGCGGGACAGGAAGAAATCtcag GCCTTGAGATGTCTGAGGGGACGCAAGAGGGTTGAAAAGAGAGCGGACAACCTGTTTGCCCAACTTGAGACCATTCGAGGTATACTGGACAGAATCGCCCAATCACAGACCGATAAACTG GTTATGCAGGCGTATCAGACTGGGGTGGCCGCCCTGCGACTGGCATTGAAAGACGTCACAGTGGAAGGGGCAGAGAGCCTCGTGGATCAAATCCAGGAG CTGTGCGATGTTCAAGAGGACGTGAACCAGACTTTAGCGGGCGTGGCCACTTCAG ACGAAAATGTGGACGAGTTGGAGGAAGAGCTCAAAGCCCTGATGGAGGACGCTGACGAGATGACGGACCGCCTCCCGGGCGTCCTGCCGGAGGTGCCCCACAACCCCCTGGTACCGCCCAGGGAGACGGCCCAGGGAGGTAGCTCCCTGCTGGCCTCCCTGCCCGACGTACCGACCAATACCTTCAACATCAGCGACCAGCAGCTGGAGGAAGAGCTGAATCGTTTAACCCTCAGAGACTCAG ACTTAGGACAGAAGAAGAGGCTGGAGCCGGCGCTGTGA